A genomic segment from Streptosporangium roseum DSM 43021 encodes:
- a CDS encoding class I adenylate-forming enzyme family protein, translating into MARSPYGNYAYAILTANALRTPDRVALTYCGERSFTYSELDRIVDRRAHALTAAGIEPRRRVAALLNETLHVAEVYLAAAKLGAVTAALNPYWPVDTLREVVAHSGATAFVYDSTVEQVVAEIRPRLPDVTTWIKVGGPGEDVVDLDALTAAAPDGEFAPDGSGDDPLALYYTSGTTGLPKAAIHTHASSLATARIWLDVPRAEDSVLGTGAIIWGIGFPALVGPALYAGMRLVLEQDWGPANFLRVVPRERVTHVSQIPSFYAALLGSDDHEGVDLSSLRVIMLGGEALPATLLGRMRERLPGAGVYCYYGQTEAPYTCFGRVDDGSTPLGSSGRARTGNAVRITGPSGERVVGEVGEINLAGPHRMTGYDRLPEKTAEVLRGEWYVGGDLGVLAEDGNLTVLGRREDAILKGGAWTQPSAVEEAAVALDDVAEAGAVGVPEHVEGRDAAEQRILLAVVARSGHSLDPSKLAIALAESLPEHRRPDRIVVADELPHFQDASGGPGKLLRREIRERYRHLLEEA; encoded by the coding sequence ATGGCGCGATCCCCCTACGGCAACTACGCCTACGCCATCCTCACCGCCAACGCCCTGCGCACCCCGGACAGGGTCGCGCTGACCTACTGCGGCGAGCGGAGCTTCACCTACTCCGAGCTCGACCGGATCGTCGACAGGCGCGCCCACGCCCTGACGGCGGCCGGGATCGAGCCGCGGCGGCGGGTGGCGGCGCTGCTCAACGAGACGCTGCACGTGGCCGAGGTCTACCTGGCGGCGGCCAAGCTGGGCGCGGTCACCGCGGCGCTCAACCCGTACTGGCCGGTGGACACCCTGCGGGAGGTCGTCGCGCACTCCGGCGCCACCGCCTTCGTCTACGACTCCACCGTCGAGCAGGTCGTGGCGGAGATCCGCCCCCGGCTGCCCGACGTGACCACCTGGATCAAGGTCGGCGGCCCGGGTGAGGACGTCGTGGACCTGGACGCGCTGACCGCCGCCGCCCCGGACGGGGAGTTCGCGCCGGACGGCTCCGGGGACGACCCGCTCGCCCTCTACTACACCTCGGGGACCACCGGGCTGCCCAAGGCCGCGATCCACACGCACGCCTCGTCCCTGGCGACCGCGCGGATCTGGCTGGACGTGCCGCGCGCCGAGGACTCGGTGCTCGGCACCGGGGCGATCATCTGGGGCATCGGCTTCCCCGCCCTGGTCGGGCCGGCGCTGTACGCGGGCATGCGGCTGGTGCTGGAGCAGGACTGGGGACCGGCGAACTTCCTGAGGGTGGTCCCCCGCGAGAGGGTCACCCACGTCTCGCAGATCCCGTCGTTCTACGCGGCCCTGCTCGGCTCCGACGACCACGAGGGGGTGGACCTGTCGTCCCTGCGGGTCATCATGCTGGGCGGCGAGGCGCTCCCCGCGACGCTGCTGGGCAGGATGAGGGAGCGGCTGCCCGGCGCGGGCGTCTACTGCTACTACGGCCAGACCGAGGCTCCCTACACCTGTTTCGGCCGGGTGGACGACGGCAGCACGCCGCTCGGCTCCTCCGGCAGGGCGCGGACCGGCAACGCCGTACGGATCACCGGGCCGTCCGGCGAACGGGTGGTCGGCGAGGTCGGTGAGATCAACCTGGCCGGGCCGCACCGGATGACCGGCTACGACCGGCTCCCCGAGAAGACGGCCGAGGTGCTCCGCGGCGAGTGGTACGTGGGCGGTGACCTGGGTGTCCTCGCCGAGGACGGCAACCTGACCGTGCTCGGCCGCCGCGAGGACGCGATCCTGAAGGGCGGCGCCTGGACGCAGCCCTCGGCGGTCGAGGAGGCCGCGGTGGCGCTGGACGACGTGGCCGAGGCAGGCGCGGTGGGCGTGCCCGAGCACGTCGAGGGCCGGGACGCGGCCGAGCAGAGGATCCTGCTCGCGGTGGTCGCCCGCTCCGGGCACTCGCTCGACCCGTCGAAGCTCGCGATCGCGCTCGCCGAGTCGCTGCCCGAGCACCGGCGGCCCGACCGCATCGTGGTCGCCGACGAGCTCCCCCACTTCCAGGACGCCTCCGGCGGCCCCGGCAAGCTGCTGCGCCGGGAGATCCGGGAGAGGTACCGGCACCTCCTGGAGGAGGCGTGA
- a CDS encoding cyclase family protein, producing MVTEPNNWGRFGPDDQRGTLNLLTPATVLAALASAATGQVISLAMPIRGATSSAAPTTVPHLRGRPLPQHFMSVDGGDYAAGTRPVGAGLRVADDAVIVTHHGTTTHMDALCHMWSGEELYNGHPAARVRSYGAARCGIETVGGVVARAVLFDVPRHLGLDHLPVDFRISAGLLREIHDDVRPGDVAVVRTGWPLVWDSSPEEYWSGQPGLSAGAGRWLASRDVAVVASDNAAIGGLNARQLADEGLEDDLHMILLWRHGVHLAEMLRLEELGAACAGRAGKDFVFVAAPLRIEGGTGSPINPLAIL from the coding sequence TTGGTCACCGAGCCTAACAACTGGGGCCGTTTCGGCCCAGACGACCAGCGCGGCACCCTGAACCTGCTGACCCCCGCCACGGTCCTCGCCGCCCTGGCCTCGGCCGCCACCGGCCAGGTGATCAGCCTGGCCATGCCCATCAGGGGAGCCACCTCCTCCGCCGCCCCCACGACAGTCCCCCACCTGCGCGGACGCCCGCTGCCGCAGCACTTCATGTCGGTCGACGGCGGCGACTACGCGGCCGGGACCCGTCCCGTCGGGGCCGGCCTCCGCGTGGCCGACGACGCCGTCATCGTCACCCACCACGGCACCACGACCCACATGGACGCCCTGTGCCACATGTGGTCGGGGGAGGAGCTCTACAACGGCCACCCCGCCGCCCGGGTCAGGTCGTACGGCGCGGCCCGGTGCGGCATCGAGACCGTCGGAGGCGTCGTGGCCCGCGCGGTCCTCTTCGACGTCCCCCGTCACCTGGGCCTGGACCACCTTCCGGTGGACTTCCGTATCTCCGCCGGCCTGCTGCGCGAGATCCACGACGACGTACGGCCCGGCGACGTGGCCGTCGTCCGCACCGGCTGGCCCCTGGTCTGGGACAGCTCTCCCGAGGAGTACTGGTCCGGACAGCCGGGCCTGTCCGCCGGCGCGGGCCGCTGGCTCGCCTCCCGCGACGTCGCCGTGGTCGCCTCCGACAACGCCGCCATCGGCGGCCTCAACGCCCGCCAGCTCGCCGACGAGGGCCTGGAGGACGACCTCCACATGATCCTGCTCTGGCGGCACGGCGTCCATCTGGCCGAGATGCTCCGGCTGGAGGAGCTGGGCGCGGCGTGCGCGGGCCGGGCGGGCAAGGACTTCGTCTTCGTCGCCGCCCCCCTCCGGATCGAGGGGGGCACCGGCAGCCCCATCAACCCGCTGGCGATCCTCTGA
- a CDS encoding serine hydrolase domain-containing protein: MTVVHGQCDPRFSRVREVFGRHFAEGEELGAAFTVFLDGEPVVDLWGGVADRHSGRPWERGTPALTYSCTKAVTATAALLLAERGLLDVTAPVADVWPEFARHGKERITVEHLFTHQAGLPTIETPVPPEEFEDQAAIADRLAGQAPIWEPGTAHGYHALTYGFLLGEVIRRVSGKSPGEFVAAEIAEPLGLELWFGAPEEVAARAARLSAGRRQGPAEAGAAPAGAAADAVPRVSAAAELPGRGNPVEEMSRAVLDRDSLMNRALGNPPIHRLQGGANHPVILRSGWPAIGVVATARGLAGFYRDLVAGRILRPETLEDALRRRVTGPDRVLIIDSSFGLGYMRPALTFLTPSKGAETAFGHTGLGGFLGLGDVEHGLGMGYTMNKMADAVSGSLRAYRLAEAVYGSI; encoded by the coding sequence ATGACGGTGGTTCACGGGCAGTGCGATCCCCGGTTCTCCCGGGTGCGCGAGGTGTTCGGCAGGCACTTCGCCGAGGGTGAGGAGCTGGGGGCGGCGTTCACGGTCTTCCTGGACGGCGAGCCGGTCGTGGACCTGTGGGGAGGGGTCGCCGACCGGCACAGCGGGCGGCCCTGGGAGCGCGGCACCCCGGCGCTGACGTACTCGTGCACCAAGGCGGTCACCGCGACGGCGGCGCTGCTGCTGGCCGAGCGCGGGCTGCTCGACGTCACCGCGCCGGTCGCCGACGTGTGGCCGGAGTTCGCCCGCCACGGCAAGGAGCGGATCACCGTCGAGCACCTGTTCACCCACCAGGCGGGGCTGCCCACGATCGAGACACCGGTCCCGCCGGAGGAGTTCGAGGACCAGGCCGCCATCGCGGACCGGCTGGCCGGGCAGGCGCCGATCTGGGAGCCGGGCACCGCGCACGGCTACCACGCGCTGACGTACGGATTCCTCCTCGGCGAGGTGATCCGCCGGGTCTCGGGCAAGTCCCCGGGCGAGTTCGTGGCCGCCGAGATCGCCGAGCCGCTGGGGCTCGAACTCTGGTTCGGCGCTCCGGAGGAGGTGGCGGCACGGGCGGCGCGGCTGTCCGCCGGGAGACGGCAGGGGCCCGCCGAGGCCGGGGCGGCACCCGCCGGGGCCGCCGCGGACGCCGTCCCGCGGGTGTCCGCGGCGGCCGAGCTGCCGGGGCGGGGCAACCCCGTGGAGGAGATGTCCAGAGCCGTGCTCGACAGGGACAGCCTGATGAACCGGGCCCTGGGCAACCCGCCGATCCACCGGCTGCAGGGGGGCGCCAACCACCCGGTCATCCTGCGCTCGGGCTGGCCGGCGATAGGGGTTGTGGCCACCGCCCGGGGCCTGGCCGGGTTCTACCGCGACCTGGTCGCCGGGCGGATCCTGCGTCCGGAGACGCTGGAGGACGCCCTCCGGAGACGGGTCACCGGCCCGGACAGGGTGCTGATCATCGACAGCTCCTTCGGCCTCGGCTACATGCGCCCCGCCCTGACCTTCCTCACCCCCTCCAAGGGCGCGGAGACCGCGTTCGGCCACACCGGCCTGGGCGGGTTCCTGGGACTCGGCGACGTCGAGCACGGCCTGGGCATGGGTTACACGATGAACAAGATGGCGGACGCGGTCTCGGGCAGCCTCCGCGCCTACCGCCTCGCCGAGGCCGTCTACGGCTCCATCTAG
- a CDS encoding Zn-ribbon domain-containing OB-fold protein — translation MTSDTLTYWDACRRGELVIQRCTACARRVHLPAPDCPHCGGTDLPYEPVSGEGSVHTFTVVHRSFVPEFRGREPYVLAWIDLPEGVRAFGRIVDCAPERVRIGMPVCVTFVDDLPHWRPT, via the coding sequence ATGACCAGTGACACGCTCACCTACTGGGATGCCTGCCGTCGCGGCGAGTTGGTCATTCAACGCTGTACGGCCTGCGCCCGGCGGGTGCACCTGCCCGCCCCCGACTGCCCCCACTGCGGCGGCACCGACCTCCCCTACGAGCCCGTCTCGGGTGAGGGCTCCGTGCACACGTTCACCGTGGTGCACCGCTCGTTCGTGCCCGAGTTCCGGGGGCGGGAGCCGTACGTGCTGGCCTGGATCGACCTGCCCGAGGGGGTGAGGGCGTTCGGCCGGATCGTGGACTGCGCACCGGAGCGGGTGCGGATCGGCATGCCGGTGTGCGTGACTTTCGTCGACGACCTACCTCACTGGAGACCGACATGA
- a CDS encoding acetate--CoA ligase family protein → MSGSDPLATAGPPPEHEVKALLREAGVAVPRGATAASAEGVAAAAGGLTPPLVLKAFGPGLVHKSDSGAVRLALAGPAEAAGAAAEMLGGLLAQGITPDGFLVEEQADPGVELIVGVVRDPGFGPVLLAGLGGVWTEALRDTAVRVCPVSEADARRMLASLRGSRLLRGYRGRPAADMDALVKLLLTIGGAGGLWERLELGEFELNPVIATGRGAVAVDARYIPGGPREEAPRPAPAAETDFTALFEPRAVAVVGASASRPNFGNMFLEFYRATGVPLVAVHPEADEIDGVPAVPTLADADADYALVAVPAGRCAEVVRQADGIPFVQVMSGGFGEAGAPELEAGLVRAAREAGTRLLGPNCMGVYSPRGGQTFIGGEPGPPGHVALISQSGGLAGEVVRVGERRGLAFSRVATVGNSADVTPAELLRWLATDEHTSVVGMYLEDPRGGRALFEALMSVRGRLPVVLLVGGRSAQGRRAAASHTGGMVGDDRVWRALAEQSGAALVTGQDDLIGVLSFFQSHARRLSALRTDPADGDPGGDPALLVIGPSGGASVLAADVFDAAGLSLDALPEEAEDGLKALGIGVGSSLANPLEIPVGPRGRPELAREAIAAIVARRPYPDVVAHVNVQSFFTYGSSAEPLYACARSLARAQEDLPEVRITLVTRNGECAPPGVEDGVRAIAAGAGIPVYRSMEAAAVAVAAAKRFTRGA, encoded by the coding sequence GTGAGCGGGTCCGATCCCCTGGCGACGGCGGGGCCGCCCCCCGAGCACGAGGTCAAGGCGCTGCTGCGGGAGGCCGGCGTGGCGGTGCCGCGCGGCGCCACGGCCGCCTCCGCCGAGGGCGTCGCCGCGGCGGCCGGAGGGCTGACCCCGCCGCTGGTGCTCAAGGCCTTCGGCCCCGGGCTGGTCCACAAGTCGGATTCGGGTGCGGTACGGCTGGCGCTCGCCGGGCCGGCCGAGGCCGCCGGAGCCGCGGCCGAGATGCTCGGCGGGCTCCTCGCCCAGGGCATCACCCCGGACGGGTTCCTGGTCGAGGAGCAGGCCGACCCGGGGGTCGAGCTGATCGTCGGCGTCGTCCGCGACCCGGGCTTCGGTCCCGTCCTGCTCGCCGGGCTCGGCGGCGTCTGGACCGAGGCCCTGCGCGACACGGCGGTGCGCGTGTGCCCGGTCTCCGAGGCCGACGCCCGGCGGATGCTCGCCTCCCTGCGTGGCTCCCGGCTGCTGCGGGGCTACCGCGGCCGTCCGGCCGCGGACATGGACGCCCTGGTGAAGCTGCTGCTGACGATCGGCGGGGCCGGCGGCCTGTGGGAGCGGCTGGAGCTCGGCGAGTTCGAGCTCAACCCGGTGATCGCCACCGGCCGGGGCGCCGTCGCGGTCGACGCCCGCTACATTCCGGGCGGCCCCCGCGAGGAGGCGCCGCGACCGGCCCCGGCGGCGGAGACCGACTTCACGGCGCTGTTCGAGCCCCGGGCCGTGGCCGTGGTGGGGGCCTCCGCCAGCCGGCCGAACTTCGGGAACATGTTCCTGGAGTTCTACCGGGCCACGGGGGTGCCGCTGGTCGCGGTCCACCCGGAGGCGGACGAGATCGACGGCGTGCCCGCCGTGCCGACGCTGGCGGACGCGGACGCCGACTACGCGCTGGTCGCCGTGCCCGCCGGCCGGTGCGCCGAGGTCGTACGGCAGGCGGACGGCATCCCGTTCGTCCAGGTGATGAGCGGCGGGTTCGGGGAGGCCGGCGCGCCCGAGCTGGAGGCCGGGCTGGTCCGGGCGGCGCGGGAGGCGGGGACGCGGCTGCTCGGACCGAACTGCATGGGTGTCTACAGCCCGCGCGGCGGCCAGACGTTCATCGGCGGCGAGCCGGGGCCGCCCGGCCACGTGGCGCTGATCTCGCAGAGCGGCGGGCTCGCCGGGGAGGTCGTCAGGGTCGGCGAGCGGCGCGGGCTGGCGTTCAGCCGGGTGGCCACGGTGGGCAACTCCGCCGACGTGACCCCTGCCGAGCTGCTGCGCTGGCTGGCCACCGACGAGCACACCTCGGTCGTCGGCATGTATCTGGAGGATCCGCGCGGCGGCCGCGCCCTGTTCGAGGCCCTGATGTCGGTGCGCGGCAGGCTCCCGGTCGTCCTGCTGGTCGGCGGCCGGAGCGCCCAGGGACGGCGGGCCGCCGCCTCGCACACCGGCGGCATGGTCGGCGACGACCGCGTCTGGCGGGCCCTGGCCGAGCAGTCCGGCGCCGCCCTGGTCACCGGTCAGGACGACCTGATCGGCGTCCTGTCCTTCTTCCAGTCCCACGCCCGCCGCCTGAGCGCCCTCCGCACCGACCCCGCGGACGGGGACCCGGGCGGGGATCCCGCGCTGCTGGTGATCGGGCCGAGCGGCGGGGCGAGCGTCCTGGCGGCCGACGTGTTCGACGCCGCCGGGCTCTCGCTCGACGCGTTGCCGGAGGAGGCGGAGGACGGGCTGAAGGCGCTCGGGATCGGGGTGGGCAGCTCCCTGGCCAACCCGCTGGAGATCCCGGTGGGGCCGCGTGGCCGCCCCGAGCTGGCCCGGGAGGCCATCGCGGCGATCGTGGCGCGGCGGCCGTACCCGGACGTCGTCGCCCACGTGAACGTGCAGAGCTTCTTCACCTACGGCAGTTCGGCCGAGCCGCTGTACGCCTGCGCCCGCAGCCTCGCCCGCGCCCAGGAGGACCTGC
- a CDS encoding VOC family protein: MTKLGNILIPVDDLDKAIALYSGALGLAVRFRDGDRFAALDGGGTTVALVAAGERVTGEVTAPSYKVGDVAAALRELTGAGAEVVREPETGPHEIRAVLRDPSGNVFVLYSSL; this comes from the coding sequence ATGACCAAGCTCGGCAACATCCTGATCCCCGTGGACGACCTGGACAAGGCGATCGCCCTCTACTCCGGCGCACTCGGCCTGGCGGTGCGGTTCCGCGACGGCGACCGGTTCGCGGCCCTGGACGGAGGGGGCACCACGGTCGCGCTGGTCGCGGCCGGGGAACGGGTGACGGGAGAGGTCACCGCGCCGTCCTACAAGGTAGGCGACGTCGCGGCGGCCCTACGGGAGCTGACCGGGGCGGGCGCGGAGGTGGTGCGCGAGCCCGAGACCGGGCCGCACGAGATCAGAGCCGTCCTCCGTGACCCGTCGGGAAACGTCTTCGTCCTCTACTCCTCCCTCTGA
- a CDS encoding serine/threonine-protein kinase, whose translation MVPGYHEVRELGAGGSGRVVLATYASTGAYVAIKYLNAAMRDDPWFVARFREEARVMVELRDPNIVRFYEYYEDVLEAAIVMELVDGVALRRILSGHGSTSPEAALVVLKGSLTGLASAHAAGIAHRDYKPENVLVQADGTSKLADFGIAARIGEPGTPSGTPSYMAPEQWAGEPAGAAGDVYAATCVFFECLTGRRPYEADHPAALMRRHRTAPIPLEAVPSSVRGLVARGMAKDPADRPPTARAFVADLEVAALSAYGPEWEQRGRRHLAELATLLALTFPLAKPSPRVSTSVARSVVGRMGGIRRPRLGPRVMAGAAVITVAVTVGLVAANRAPDRLSADTIFTPAPRSPEAGDTPAPPGRTSHARTSPGKDAGSPPPEPVTTPGPSRRAVTGRTVPSSASTDRPPTSESTGPRRPTPAPSRTPPRTAAPSPTGTPPPAHAVSGLAITGITAGGATIGLRASTTANVVLTVGFAEGRTPDRLTESPPRSLTLAGAGAYSPAVPHTFTPPACGQTLYRRVTVSTSPQAAGGPRTRTAEVRGDPCPAPSVESVDIVSFDGTTVRFRVRTGGTSAVTVKLGSAQKVVGGEGGFTSAVRTLELSGRTDYAREVAVEFADLPACGEYVQRVVTVATVPGGDMRSRDVRLPLPSCEPDPDPGPSAPDRPSEDGPGPDGSAEGGIL comes from the coding sequence TTGGTTCCGGGATACCACGAGGTGCGAGAGCTCGGCGCCGGGGGCAGCGGCCGGGTGGTGCTGGCCACCTACGCCTCCACCGGCGCCTACGTGGCCATCAAGTACCTGAACGCGGCCATGAGGGACGACCCCTGGTTCGTGGCGCGCTTCCGCGAGGAGGCGCGCGTCATGGTGGAGCTGCGCGACCCGAACATCGTCCGGTTCTACGAGTACTACGAGGACGTGCTCGAAGCCGCGATCGTGATGGAGCTGGTGGACGGGGTCGCTCTCAGGAGGATCCTGTCCGGGCACGGCAGCACGAGCCCCGAGGCCGCCCTCGTCGTGCTCAAGGGCTCCCTCACGGGCCTGGCGTCCGCGCACGCCGCCGGGATCGCGCACCGCGACTACAAGCCGGAGAACGTGCTGGTCCAGGCGGACGGCACCAGCAAGCTGGCGGACTTCGGCATCGCCGCCCGGATCGGGGAGCCGGGCACACCCTCCGGCACCCCGTCCTACATGGCGCCCGAGCAGTGGGCCGGGGAGCCGGCCGGCGCGGCGGGCGACGTCTACGCGGCCACGTGCGTGTTCTTCGAGTGCCTCACCGGGCGCAGGCCGTACGAGGCCGACCATCCCGCCGCGCTCATGCGGCGGCACCGGACGGCGCCGATCCCGCTGGAGGCGGTGCCGAGCTCGGTGCGGGGGCTGGTCGCCCGGGGCATGGCCAAGGACCCGGCGGACCGGCCGCCGACGGCACGGGCGTTCGTCGCGGACCTGGAGGTGGCCGCGCTGTCGGCCTACGGGCCGGAGTGGGAGCAGCGCGGGCGGCGGCACCTGGCAGAGCTGGCCACGCTACTGGCACTGACGTTCCCGCTGGCCAAGCCCTCCCCCCGGGTGAGCACCTCGGTCGCGCGGAGCGTGGTCGGCCGGATGGGCGGGATACGCCGCCCCCGGCTGGGCCCGCGGGTCATGGCCGGGGCTGCCGTGATCACCGTCGCGGTCACCGTCGGCCTGGTCGCCGCCAACCGGGCACCCGACCGGCTCTCCGCCGACACGATCTTCACTCCGGCGCCGCGCTCCCCCGAGGCCGGGGACACGCCGGCACCTCCCGGGAGGACCTCCCACGCAAGGACGTCCCCCGGGAAGGACGCCGGATCCCCGCCACCGGAGCCGGTCACCACCCCCGGGCCGTCCCGGCGCGCCGTCACCGGCCGGACCGTGCCGTCCTCGGCGAGCACCGACCGGCCTCCCACCTCGGAGAGCACCGGCCCGCGCCGCCCCACCCCGGCCCCGTCGAGGACTCCCCCGAGGACTGCGGCCCCGTCCCCCACCGGGACCCCGCCGCCCGCGCACGCGGTCAGCGGCCTGGCGATCACCGGGATCACCGCCGGCGGCGCCACGATCGGCCTGCGGGCCTCCACCACGGCGAACGTCGTGCTGACCGTCGGGTTCGCCGAGGGGCGGACCCCCGACCGGCTCACCGAGTCGCCCCCGCGCAGCCTCACCCTCGCCGGGGCCGGCGCCTACTCCCCCGCCGTCCCGCACACCTTCACACCCCCGGCCTGCGGGCAGACCCTCTACCGGCGGGTCACGGTCTCCACCTCGCCCCAGGCGGCCGGCGGCCCGCGCACCCGCACGGCGGAGGTCAGGGGCGACCCGTGCCCGGCCCCCTCGGTCGAGAGCGTGGACATCGTCTCCTTCGACGGCACCACCGTCCGCTTCCGCGTCCGGACCGGCGGCACCTCGGCGGTGACCGTGAAGCTGGGGTCCGCCCAGAAGGTCGTCGGCGGCGAAGGGGGGTTCACCAGCGCCGTCCGGACGCTGGAGCTGTCCGGCCGGACCGACTACGCGCGCGAGGTCGCCGTGGAGTTCGCCGACCTCCCGGCGTGCGGCGAGTACGTCCAGCGGGTGGTGACCGTCGCCACCGTCCCCGGCGGCGACATGCGCTCCCGCGACGTGAGGCTCCCCCTCCCCTCCTGCGAGCCGGATCCGGACCCGGGCCCCTCCGCGCCGGACCGGCCCTCCGAGGACGGGCCGGGCCCGGACGGATCCGCCGAAGGCGGCATCTTGTGA
- a CDS encoding SDR family NAD(P)-dependent oxidoreductase, with the protein MEGLRLDGRTAVVTGGAGAIGAAICRDLASLGARIVVADVDGQGATALADELNSESLGLGTRVGAPSGPRAPARALRVDLADPGSVTEFCGDAGPVDILVHNAGVSVVEPFVGSDPAAWDLMWQVNLRGPMLLTRLLLPGMTERGWGRLVFISSDGARAGSGGEGAYAATKAGLFGLAKTLAREAARAQVTSNVVCPGPTDTPMLRRVDAEKPGLVDKLARSVPLRRLGVPEDVAGLVAYLCTDRAAYITGQVLSVSGGITMH; encoded by the coding sequence ATGGAGGGCCTGCGGCTGGACGGCCGCACCGCGGTGGTCACCGGCGGAGCCGGCGCGATCGGCGCGGCCATCTGCCGCGACCTCGCCTCGCTCGGCGCCCGGATCGTCGTGGCCGACGTGGATGGGCAGGGCGCCACCGCGCTCGCCGACGAGCTGAACAGCGAGTCGCTGGGGCTGGGCACGCGGGTCGGGGCGCCGAGCGGGCCCAGGGCACCGGCCAGAGCGCTGCGGGTGGACCTGGCCGACCCGGGATCCGTCACGGAGTTCTGCGGGGACGCCGGGCCGGTGGACATCCTGGTGCACAACGCGGGAGTGTCGGTCGTCGAGCCGTTCGTCGGCAGCGACCCGGCGGCCTGGGACCTGATGTGGCAGGTCAACCTGCGCGGCCCGATGCTCCTCACCCGGCTCCTGCTGCCCGGGATGACCGAGCGCGGCTGGGGGCGCCTGGTCTTCATCTCCTCCGACGGCGCGCGGGCCGGGTCCGGCGGCGAGGGCGCGTACGCCGCGACCAAGGCGGGGCTGTTCGGTCTGGCCAAGACCCTCGCCCGCGAGGCGGCCCGGGCACAGGTGACCTCGAACGTGGTCTGCCCGGGACCCACCGACACCCCGATGCTCCGCCGGGTGGACGCCGAGAAGCCGGGACTGGTCGACAAGCTCGCCCGGAGCGTCCCGCTGCGCCGCCTCGGCGTCCCCGAGGACGTGGCGGGCCTGGTCGCCTACCTCTGCACCGACAGGGCCGCCTACATCACGGGCCAGGTCCTGTCGGTCAGCGGCGGCATCACGATGCATTGA
- a CDS encoding TetR/AcrR family transcriptional regulator — translation MAKGEAATAGGAAGHGGRARRADAERTVLTILEAAERVLSRNPTATMEQIAEAAGVARTTVHRRFASREALVDAMTAWATRQFGAAVDAAHSSTAPPLVVLHQVTANVLRIKIDWGFAMGRASEGDPEVARVHAAVLDKCDQMFHRAQEAGVLRADADLSWTRRVYYALIHEAARSEGDADTLAVRVLDTLFRGVGTDRVR, via the coding sequence ATGGCAAAAGGGGAAGCGGCGACGGCGGGCGGGGCGGCGGGCCACGGCGGCCGGGCGCGGCGGGCGGACGCCGAGCGGACCGTGCTGACGATCCTGGAGGCGGCCGAACGGGTCCTGAGCAGGAATCCCACCGCGACCATGGAGCAGATCGCCGAGGCCGCCGGCGTCGCCCGCACCACCGTCCACCGCCGGTTCGCCTCCCGGGAGGCGCTCGTCGACGCCATGACGGCCTGGGCCACCCGCCAGTTCGGCGCGGCCGTGGACGCCGCCCACTCCTCGACCGCCCCGCCACTGGTCGTCCTCCACCAGGTGACCGCGAACGTCCTCCGGATAAAGATCGACTGGGGGTTCGCCATGGGCCGGGCCTCGGAAGGGGATCCCGAGGTCGCCCGCGTCCACGCCGCCGTGCTGGACAAGTGCGACCAGATGTTCCACCGCGCGCAGGAGGCCGGTGTCCTGCGCGCCGACGCGGACCTGTCCTGGACCCGGCGCGTCTACTACGCCCTCATCCACGAGGCGGCGCGGAGCGAGGGCGACGCCGACACCCTCGCCGTCCGGGTGCTGGACACCCTGTTCCGGGGCGTCGGCACCGATCGCGTCCGCTGA
- a CDS encoding cysteine hydrolase, which produces MPIDLRSLAAPGHSAVLVMEMQRGVVGDLAKFPDLVEVCARRDVVANASSVLAAARAAGIPVIHCTAAFRADRAGSHTGNCPFITALLKDPAHMLEGTGAIEVLPALLDPADLESRRYHGFSPFTGTSLDMTLRSLGVSAVVAVGLSLNLGIPGLALEAVNLGYRVAVVTDAVAGTPDDYAQAVLDNTVGLLAARVTAADLVEVWR; this is translated from the coding sequence ATGCCGATCGATCTGAGGTCACTGGCCGCACCGGGGCACAGCGCGGTGCTGGTGATGGAGATGCAGCGCGGGGTCGTCGGCGATCTAGCGAAATTTCCGGATCTGGTGGAGGTGTGCGCGCGGCGGGACGTGGTGGCCAACGCGTCCTCGGTCCTCGCGGCGGCTCGCGCGGCCGGAATTCCGGTGATCCACTGCACCGCGGCCTTCCGCGCCGACCGGGCCGGGTCGCACACCGGCAACTGCCCGTTCATCACCGCCCTGCTCAAGGACCCCGCGCACATGCTGGAGGGCACCGGGGCGATCGAGGTCCTGCCCGCGCTGCTCGACCCGGCCGACCTGGAGTCGCGCCGCTACCACGGTTTCTCCCCCTTCACCGGAACCTCACTGGACATGACCCTGCGCTCGCTCGGCGTCTCGGCCGTCGTCGCGGTCGGGCTCTCCCTCAACCTCGGCATCCCCGGCCTCGCCCTGGAGGCCGTCAATCTCGGCTACCGGGTGGCGGTGGTGACCGACGCGGTGGCCGGGACCCCCGACGACTACGCGCAGGCCGTACTGGACAACACCGTCGGCCTGCTGGCCGCGCGGGTGACCGCCGCCGACCTCGTGGAGGTCTGGCGGTGA